The Callithrix jacchus isolate 240 chromosome 7, calJac240_pri, whole genome shotgun sequence DNA window ggaggggctgCCGCCGGAAGCGCTTCTGAGAACAGGGGTTAGGGCTGGGCGCTGACTCGGGGAGGTGGGGCGGCTGCGGTTTTCCGGAGCAGGTGGAGGCCGCTCTGAAGCTGCGGGTCCGGCTTCCAGGGGGAGCAGAGAGGGGACCCTCCCCCCCGCAGGAAGCCGAGACCACTGCGCCCCGGGTGGGAGGGGCGGCGGCTGAGCCTGCAGGGGCGACCCCAGCCCGGCTGGGCCCCTCCGCGCGGCCCTCGGCCTCCCCCTCCCGCCACCCCGAGGCCCTGGAGGCGCCGCCCCCGCGCGagtccccccccgccccccgcctccGCCCCTCCCCTACCCCCGGGGCTCCGCCAGCGCGCTGGGCCACGCCAGCCCGGAGGGTCGCGCTCCGGAGAACTGTGGGCAGGGCCGGGAGGGGAGGAGACCCCAGACCCCGCCCGGAGCCCGCGGAATCCCCCGCCCGCCGCCCCCGCGCTGACGTCACGGCGCCGCGGCCCACTTGAGGCCGCCCACGAGGAGTTTCCGCGCTGAGTCAGCCCCGCAGGAGCAGTGACGTGCGGCCTCCGGTGGTTTCTGGGGAAGGTGCGGGACAGCTCAGGGTTGGGATGGGGCGTAGGGGGAGCCGGGGCTGGCGGGTGGCGGTGCCGAGAGCGCACCAAGCCCAGTGCCCAGTACTCAGCCCCAAGCCCAGTTCCAGTACCCAGCTCTTTGCCCAGTACCCAGCCAAGAGCCCAGTACGCTGCCAGCATGTAAGGCTGTTGGGGctcacagggtcgtggggtgtcctTTATGTTGTGTTGAGGTGCAGGATCCGAGAAGTAAAgggacaggacactgaagaagtggtgaagagcatctggactcggggggccacgccacctgtGAGCGGAGATCAGTGGCGGCCCCCAAATGCCCCAGAGcatctgtattttctgtatttattcggtacaagcagggggcagggtcgagcgtgaggtcatcatctataggaTTAGTAATAGGACATACATAATCACGTGAGTCACAAGcgagggggccaccccattatgtcacctgggcagagaggtgggctgtACACAGTAGGGGACCGTGCTGTGCACAGTAGTAGAgggtcatgtacagaaaaggggtccacccccattaggtcaccgaggcaaggaggtgggctgtgtgcagcagGTGTCATgtgcaacacttcttatctgggggctggagacttcaaagggtttctaatagaaggacactgtaagccaatgcagtgggagctgacagacttgtgctcttcttctcttaagatatttatgggaggatgatttgcgctagcacagaagtgagaaaagactgacagggtgtacagccgcagtgactggtcacaccagaggggttctccctcggttacttccaggatctcaggcctgaggcctactttccacaggaactggacgCAAGGTGCCACAGCTCCTTTATCAGGAAGAGAGGCTCCTGCTGCAAGCCTGCCATGCAGCGTTTTCCCTTTTAGGTGGGGACACCTccacctgggtctttggttcttgtcctggtctggctgtttcccatgtgctgcttctgttctgtgactgctctaggcattcctcctactacagactattatatggttatatagaaggattgtacaaatcagcactaaatgtgtcagtacagctccgaCTACGACACctgtatgattatatagaaagattatatgggacCAAGTATGCTACATGTAAGTGTTAAGTATGATTGtataagctagatatatgtaagcagtaagttacacttcaggcactaattctgtaaactaatatatgattatagatgaaggattatataaaggaaacagcTGAGCAGTAACACtgtaaactaagatattcttcaggcactcaCTAGTTGTGCCTGGGGTGTGGACAGTTCTTCTTCCTCGGTGCCCATGTGGGATGTCACCCACACTGGCACAGACGGGCTGGGTCCTGCTCACGCTGTGGCCCCGCCTGCTTCCAGGGCTGCTGCCTTCCCCTATGTCCCTGTGCCACCCCTGGGCTCTCCACACTCCTGGTCCCCTGTGGGGAGGTGCTTACGCCTCCTCTGCCCCATCCACCCAATGGGGGCTGAGCTGGGGGCCAGGTATGCGGTGCCTCCAGGGCACTGCTGAGAGCCTGCACCGGCCTGCCCACCACTCCCAGGCAGCTGAGCCAGCTGGTATCAGATCTCACCTGGAGCGGGAGGCTGGGCGGGCAAGGGTGGTGTGCTGAGGAGAGAGGTCTGGCCTGGAGACAGGGCCCCCACGACTGCAAGTGCTGGATGTGAGTCCTGGGCTCTGGGTACCCGGGCGCCAGCCCGCTGTGTGGCCAGAAACCAGAGTCTCCAGGGGCACCGGTGCAGAGCGTCCTCCTTGGGAAGCCACTGACCCTCTGTCCCTGAGGAGCCCTGGCCCAGGACTGAATGGCCCCacctcaggccccacccccacccaccaggAGTTCCCAGCATGGCCCTGGCCACCCTCCCTTTGCTCCCTATGGAGTGGACCACGGCCAGGCATGGACATGGTGCCCCAAAGCCCAGCCCCAGCACCCGGTCCTCCCCTAGCACCCGGCATACGTCACTCAGCTCACTGAACAAGTGTTTATTGAAGGCCTCTGCAGCCAGGTCCCATGCTGGGCACTGCACACCCACAGCACAGCCTCCCGTCCTGGCAATGAGGGGCCCAAAGACCCCACACCAGTGGGGCTGGCAGCGTAAGGCAGGAGCCTGCTGTGTCTCTCTCCCTGCTGTAGTGCCCGGCCACAGCCGCTGACCTGCATGGTCCAGGGGCCTGGGCACTGCCACCATCTTGCACCCACTTCTGCTGTCAGGGGAGCAAGGCCCAGTCCAGAGCAGAACACGGAGCCCATGCTGACCCCGCTGGCTGGGGTCAGCGGCCCTGGAGGACAGCCGGGCTCACACCCACAGGTCTCCCAGCCGGCCCTTCTCCTCTGCCGACCGCTCACCCCGCTCTTCCTCGGGGAACTGGCAGCTGCTGGCATCTTCAGCAGACAGCGGCACCTCTGGCAGCTGGGTCCCTGCAGGGTGGGGGGCACAGTTAGCAGACAGCCAGGCTCCCTGCTCCCCACTCCAGGGAGGGACGGGACTGACCTCGGGGCCGCGCACGCTGACTCCTCAGCTGCCAGACATGCAGTCCAAGCTGGGCCGAGGTCAGGAGGAGGACGCAGGCGGCCACAGCCAGCAGGACGATGGTCAGCAACCCAGGTGACTCTGCAGGCAGGTGCCCCGGGACACACACGGCATTGTGGGTCTTGTTCCCCGGGAACACAGTGAGAAACCCAAACTGGGTGCAGCTGGAACACGGACACAGCCCCTTCAGCCCCAGCTGATGTCCTCATCGCTGTCTGGGGCTGGCCCAGTGCAAGGCACGGGAGGGGACCCTTCCCCAGAGGAGGCCTGGACCACCTGGCCACCGCAGGGCCCGCCAGGACTCACTCTGTCCAAGGTTTGCAGTGGCCTTCTCGGCCTCCGGAGAAGGTCCCCCAGGCACAGTCCACACACGTGAAGCCAAATATGAATTTCCCTGGGGgtggcgggagggagggagggaggatgctgGGGTGTCTGGGATGGATGAGGAGGGCATCAGGCCAGTGCAGGGGCCATCAGGGGTCTGAGTCCTGAGAATGACCCCCCACATCATCCATTCAACAGAGGTCTCAATGGCCCAGGACTGGGTCCCACGTCTGCCCATCAGGGTCGGGCGTCTGGGGTGGGATGCAGTGAGGGCACCTGGAGGCTCCCTGGGGGAGGAGCGTAGTGTGCAGCGGGCCTGCCGGGGGCATGGGGGCGGAAGGCCTGCCCACTGGGGGCTGAGCGTGGGCAGAGGTCACACAGGAGCCACACCAGGCCCCGGGCTGGACCCAGTAGAACAGAGGGTGGAAAAGGATGAAGGTCCCAGAGAGAGGCTGGATCCCCAGACCCCAGACCCAGCCCCACACAACCCCCCTTCCAGGTCTAGCTCCTCCCAGCACCCATGTGCCCTGCCTGGCCCCTCCCATCAGGTAAACAAGCCCCTAGGGGGCCTTGAGCTTCTTCCGGAGAGGGGTGCAGCCCTGGGCCCCAGACAGGACTCCTGGGGGCACAGGGCAGGCTTTCCACATTCAATAAGGGCAGACAGAATCGGAGACACCAGCCTGAGAGCCAGAAagctcctgccccacccccaccccgggtTCTCACAGCCCTGAGGGACATCAGAGCCCTTGAGCTGGATGGAGAAGCTGAGGCCGAGAACAGGGGGACAGACACCCCCAGAGCTGCATGGCCCCCTGAGCATAGCCTGGCCCGCCTGCCCAGCAGCTCAcacaccacatgtcctcactggACACTTGCACCCATGAGCTCTGCCTCGGCCCTGGGGGAACCCCTGGCCTGTGTGGACACCCACAGCTGCCTGGACTCACCCTGGGACTGTGCCTTCTGGCCTGGTGGGCAAGGGTGGTGCTGGCAGGCTTCACAGCAAGGGTCCCTGCAGTGGAACTCAGGCTGGACGCACACACATTCCCTCTCGGAGCAGCACTCCGCGCCTGGGCAGGGGACAAGCCAGCCCCCAGCAGCTGGGCTGAGGCCCCTGCTCCCCAGGCCTCCCCTCAGCCCTCCAGGGGAGCTGGCTGTCCGTTCCCCACCACCCACAGTCGGCTCCAGGGAGTGGAGGGCTCGTGGCTGGGAGTCAGGACCCTGGTTTTGTCCAGCTCTGTCTTGCTCCTGAGCCCTGAGGCCTGGCTCCACCCACTCTGTGGCCCGCAGCCACCCCCACCTGCTGCTGTGACTCTGCAGGAGCTGTCCCTACTAGACTCAAGGGTGCCCCCCACCAGGGCACAGCCCCCTGGAGGCCGGTGGACACCTCAGAGGCTGCTTGCCAGGCCCCCCTGCACCGCTGTCACCACCACCAGCCATGCTGGGCCTTGGGACAGAGCCTCCCTTCAACCCGCAGGCCCTGGAGGAAGAAGCTCTGGGGTGACTTCTCTGCCAGCTTCCTCCCCAGACCCACGTGTCAACTGaaccctcacccctgcccaggtGCAGATCAGGGGCAGCCAGCGGGGCAGACGGTGGAGGGTGGGGGCAGCTGGGCAGGAGGGGGCTGGGCGATGGTCAAGGGCTCACAACCTGCCCAGCGGGACCTGGGTCCCCAGACCCCTCTGAGGGCGCTCCCACTGGGCTCGCCCTGCCCGTCGCCTCGGGGCCACTGGCGCGCCTCCACCTCCCTCTGGGGCCCTGCCTCCCTCCAAAAGGCTCTGGCGGCCTTGTGCCCGCCCTCCTTAGATGACAGCGGCGGTCTGAGCACGGGGAGGGGGCGCGCCTCTCCAGCTTCCACGCTGTGTCTTGGCCAGTCGTCTGAGGAAACGCGGTTTACTTACCCGGGTCCGCATGGCAGCAGCGCGTCGGGTGAACTCGGCAGCACCGAGCGTCTGTTCCTGCCCCAACCAGGAGGCGGCCAGGGCCACACCCCGGGCCCCCGGTGGAGCACTGACCCAGGCTGAGCGCCCACAGCAGAGCCAGGCCGCACAGGACCCCGCACACGCCCATCGCCCGGCAGCTGCACCCAACTTCAGGAGCCCACAGCAAGTTGGACACACCCTGTCCCCGTCCTCACCCGCCCTGCCTGGGGGTGACTGGAAGTAATCATGACCcgagaattccaggcaaagcgTGCCCCAAATGAGTGTGGGGAGGGATGTGGGCGCTGTGGACACAACCCAGTCCCCACAGATCGCCGGCAGGGGCGGGGAAACTAGGTAGGGGGATCAGAATGGTTTTCTATGCAAATCTGCGGCCACCTTGGTGGGTCCCAGGCAGGGGCGGGGCTTAGCACCTTGTCCCAGGGGGCCTCCTGGTGGGAGGGACTTGGCCCATCACCCCCTTCACCCCACTCCTCCTGGGTGGTATCTGTGAGACCCTGAGAGGTCTGCACAAACCCCAGTCACCCCCAGAGCACCTCAGCCACAGACCGCAGCACTGGGTAGACACAGAATGAAGACAGGCACCCCTCAGCTCAGCACACCCATTCTGGCCGGCTCCAggtgtgaggctcgccctgggtTGCAGGCCTGTGGGCTCCCCTTGCTCACAGCCCCTGGGGCCCCCCTCAGCTGCCAACCCAGGGAGCTCCTGGGGCTTGGGAGGGGGCACCAGGAGGGCTGGGGCGGGGGAGACATGAGAGGGTGCATGGTGCCTCTTCCAGTCAGCGTCAGCCACCCCTGTGGGCACCAGAGGCCCAGGGCAGAGCAGCCTGCTGGGTCTGCTGAGTCTCAGGCTGGTTCCCACCCAGGTCTCTGTGGAGCTACCTTCATCCGCCACACCAGACAGAGCCGGGTCCAGGAGGGGGTCGAGGCGAGCCCCTCACAAGCTCTCTGGAGGCTGCCCTACATCTCTCTGAACCCCAGTTTCCCCTGTGGGCACCGAGTGGTTCTGGGACCCTGCCTCCACCAGGAAGCCTCCCTGAATTGCTCAGCCTGCTTCTGTGCTACCCAGGGCAAGTGGAGACCCCCAGGAATGCTGGGGGCGGGGGCGCTGGGGAACGTGAGCGTGACTGTGCCCACGGCTGGTGGAGTGGTGGCCGTTGTGATGTGGTCAGACACTCCTTTGAgacctgcagcccccacctcacCCCATAAGGCGATTCCTCCTTTTCCAAGGTAAATGACAGAAATTAGCTGTTTGTAACACTCCGGGTTCTCATATCCAAGATGTGGGAGCCTGCCTTGAGAGGCAACCCTCAGACACTGCAGAAAAGTGGGGGGGTCTCCATGGCTCCACGCTCTCCAGATGCTCAGAGAAAGGGTGGGCCAGCGGGGCCTGGGGACCCCATCTTTGAGGGGCCTGGAGATCTTCATTCAGCCCCTAGCCTGGGAGGCACTGAGCCCCTGGGTAGCAAGAGGCGCCATCAGACCTAACACCAGGCGAAGGTGTTCAGGGAGGAGGCCCGGAGTCCCTGCCAGTTTTAAAAACCTGAAGTCTGCACCAGCTCGGGCTCACCCCCAGTCCTGGTGCCCGTGGTGCAGCTGACACCTTAAGCAGCCTGAACAGCCCCCACACCTCGTTCCCCGGAGCAGCTTTGGGAGTGCTGTCCGCCTTCCTGTGTCTCTTGCCGCAGTGCCCTCCCAGGCCTCCCATGACTCCTATCCTCAGCCTTCGAGGCTGGAGGTGACTTTATCTGCTCATCTTATTTTCCGGTGTTGAGCAACTTACCAATGACACAAATAACAGGGCATTCACGCCACAGAACAGCCCACAGTGCGGTGGCCAGGTGAGGGGCAGCCCTTCcgtgctgggcagggcagctgtgGGGACCCAGGGTGAGGACGCAGATGGGCACCAGGCCTGAGCTCAGGCAGGGCCTGGGGCAAAGTTAGCGCAGGAATTTCCAGCAGAGATGGCGTTGGGTGAGGGGCCGGGGAGAGTGAGCAGGGAGACCAAGCGGAGGTGACCCCATGTCCATCTGGGTTTCGGCAGGAGGCCTGGCTGGGGAAGAGGTGCCCCAGGGCCAGGGCCTGTGGGGACTCTGCCCGGAGGGGAGGAGACAGGAAGCCATGAGTGTAAGCGCCAGGTTTGGGAAGGAGACCCCTTTCCCACAGCCTTCGACCTGCCGGCCCCACAGGACCTGGCAACTCCAGTCCTGGCCACCTgaccccttcccccacccacccgCTGTCCCTACCTCCAGGCCTGGTCTTGCCTGCCCCATAGTGGAGGGGGGCTCTTCAAGGGGTGGCCCCCAACCCCGTGCAGGGACTGCAGGCTTAACCTTGCACAGGAACCTGGCAAAGTCAGTGAAGGCgctgggggaggggacagggtGGCCTCTGACCTCCCAGTGCAGCCAGGGGATGGTTGTGGCTGGTGCAGAGTGGGTGGAGGACACAGGTTTGAGGGGAGACAGAAAGGGGGAAGAAAACCAGCTGGAGAGGCAGGAGGCGTCGGGGCAGCCTGAGGCCAGAGATGGCGTCTTGCTTATGGCCACGTGTGGCTGCAGCACCGTGGGCTGCTGTGCGCAGTgctccccttcccaccctccgGCCAGTTCCCCATGTCCAGAACCGCGGTGTTGAGGGGAGCTGTCTGCCAGGCACAGGAGCCCTGGACAGCCATGGGCAGTGCGTCGGTGGAGGACACGGAGAGGAAAGGCTGCCTGGGATGCTGTGTGTGGGCACAGGTGCAGCTGCGGACCTGAGCCACAGCAGCCACGGTGGCCCGAGTGTCCAGGCTGGACCACGCCCTTGGCAAAACCTTCTATCAGGCttcatgtgttttttatttcatttttttaaagt harbors:
- the TNFRSF18 gene encoding tumor necrosis factor receptor superfamily member 18 precursor → MGVCGVLCGLALLWALSLGQCSTGGPGCGPGRLLVGAGTDARCCRVHPTRCCHADPGAECCSERECVCVQPEFHCRDPCCEACQHHPCPPGQKAQSQGKFIFGFTCVDCAWGTFSGGREGHCKPWTDCTQFGFLTVFPGNKTHNAVCVPGHLPAESPGLLTIVLLAVAACVLLLTSAQLGLHVWQLRSQRARPRGTQLPEVPLSAEDASSCQFPEEERGERSAEEKGRLGDLWV